A part of Myxococcales bacterium genomic DNA contains:
- a CDS encoding ATP-binding cassette domain-containing protein, protein MYFLPSWVFSFVFLSSIAGLSIDHDKERITNEIIKKITGGNEHISEQAEQAIILVGPSGAGKSTLALCLAGVPLRGHYDDVTGEIKIIPVSTEYQDRISSSQIPYRYITAQSNTDERTIIWDTPGFNTHELSQAIANNFYRKQLYDHHKKLKFVLVVSEASITAENGALFISIFEQFCENFNDIQELNGSVALVVTHVKPLKKVEHLANTLLYIHNNNHSMSDKAKIMLGQIINKIALFHQPQSEESIKETTIFDTIHKATSFTKKNANLGKYDLPHESLDIYRSLLELISSNLQSITAIIKDSVIYLSNFNNNHYVEINYSNFKLWTPSYRNENSCNNNASNNDYFQFIKQLYDLTLTTQCIEDEHFDKNNLEAITKLSVNIFRTLEKYADTDALREKNYNLSVVVQQMTSYHQILGSFIGPEYEQLQKQLSNLLFILLKDSYETLKNRLKDSVIEMDVFKDNSADKEYYQTAISYLINYPYNSACVNKRALCHNRLGDLWREENSYKVALGHYAEALKLNKTMVEPYNKMGEIFSHLTEWKKAIKLFTITENLIGLEKCYKKMTKTEPDCAVIYEQWGDMYRQFGLCSEAQKNYQRANGLTDEKDRKLTLCNKIADCLENKEQYNLANNYKEKAKSKKFYDVDELDLEQLLDELECKN, encoded by the coding sequence ATGTATTTTCTACCATCTTGGGTTTTTTCTTTTGTATTTTTATCATCCATTGCGGGGCTTTCAATCGATCACGATAAGGAGCGCATTACAAATGAAATTATCAAAAAAATCACAGGAGGGAACGAGCACATTTCTGAACAAGCTGAGCAGGCCATTATCCTTGTTGGCCCTAGTGGTGCAGGTAAAAGCACGCTCGCTTTATGCCTTGCTGGTGTACCCCTAAGAGGTCACTATGATGATGTAACAGGTGAAATAAAGATAATCCCTGTATCAACAGAATACCAAGATAGGATTTCGAGTTCACAAATACCTTATAGATATATCACGGCTCAGTCTAATACTGATGAACGCACGATTATTTGGGATACTCCTGGTTTTAACACTCACGAACTATCGCAGGCCATTGCCAACAACTTTTATCGCAAGCAACTGTATGATCATCATAAAAAACTAAAATTTGTTTTGGTCGTAAGCGAAGCTTCCATCACAGCAGAAAATGGCGCTCTTTTTATTTCTATTTTTGAACAATTCTGTGAGAACTTTAATGATATACAAGAACTTAACGGGAGTGTTGCTTTGGTAGTTACTCACGTAAAACCCTTAAAAAAAGTTGAACACTTAGCAAATACGCTTCTTTACATACACAATAATAATCACTCGATGAGCGACAAGGCTAAAATAATGTTGGGCCAGATCATCAATAAGATCGCTCTTTTTCATCAGCCGCAGTCCGAAGAATCAATTAAAGAAACAACTATCTTTGATACTATTCATAAGGCAACATCATTCACTAAAAAAAACGCTAATTTAGGTAAATACGATTTGCCGCATGAATCTCTCGATATATACCGCAGTCTACTTGAATTAATATCTTCAAATTTGCAAAGTATTACAGCAATCATTAAAGACTCAGTAATCTATTTATCAAATTTTAATAATAATCACTATGTTGAAATTAATTATAGTAATTTTAAGTTGTGGACTCCTTCTTATAGGAATGAAAACTCTTGTAATAATAATGCTTCTAACAATGATTACTTCCAATTTATAAAACAATTATATGATTTAACTCTAACAACTCAGTGTATTGAAGACGAACACTTTGATAAAAATAATTTAGAAGCAATAACTAAACTAAGTGTAAATATTTTTAGAACCTTAGAAAAATATGCAGACACCGATGCCTTAAGAGAAAAAAATTATAACCTTTCTGTTGTGGTGCAGCAGATGACAAGCTACCACCAAATATTAGGAAGTTTTATAGGGCCTGAATACGAGCAACTACAAAAGCAATTAAGTAATTTATTATTTATATTATTAAAAGATTCTTATGAAACGCTTAAGAATAGGTTAAAGGATAGTGTTATTGAGATGGATGTTTTTAAGGATAACAGTGCCGATAAAGAATACTATCAAACAGCTATTAGTTATTTAATCAATTACCCGTACAATTCAGCTTGTGTTAACAAACGAGCCTTATGCCACAATAGGCTTGGAGACCTATGGAGAGAAGAAAACAGTTATAAAGTAGCTCTCGGGCACTATGCTGAAGCCTTGAAGCTAAATAAAACCATGGTTGAACCATACAATAAAATGGGAGAAATTTTCTCCCATTTAACCGAATGGAAAAAAGCCATAAAACTTTTCACTATTACCGAAAACCTAATTGGATTAGAAAAATGCTATAAAAAAATGACTAAAACTGAGCCTGATTGTGCAGTTATTTATGAGCAATGGGGAGACATGTATAGGCAATTTGGTCTTTGCTCAGAAGCGCAAAAAAATTATCAACGAGCTAACGGATTAACTGACGAAAAGGATCGCAAACTAACTCTTTGTAATAAAATAGCTGACTGTCTAGAAAATAAAGAGCAATACAATTTAGCAAATAACTACAAAGAAAAAGCCAAAAGCAAAAAATTCTATGACGTTGATGAGCTTGATTTAGAACAATTATTAGATGAGCTTGAATGTAAGAATTAG